The nucleotide sequence TCGGTAAAGCCGCCCCGCGCCGGATAGGTATTTGAACTGATCCACTCGCGCTGACCCGACCAGCCCGCTACGTTCGGCGGATTGAACAGTTGTTGCTGCAGCAACCGGCCCGTATCGGCCAGATAAGCCCAGTCGGGTTTAGCCAGAGCAAGCTGTTTGACGGCTCCTATCAGTAGCTCGGTCGGCGACTTGATTTTCCCGCCCCGGTAATCGGTTCGGAAGAACTCGTCCGACGTCAGCAAAAATTGCAGCAACGGTTTGATCTGGTAATTAGCCTCCCGCAAAACGGCCGCCATCTGCCTTACGAACGGCTCGTTGGGCTGGTAGTGCACAAACTCGCGGTATAGCTTACGACTAATAAATTCGGCGGTCGCATCTTTCGTCAGGATAATATCGATAATGTCCGTATAGCCAAAGTTGCCGGTCTTACCCAGAAAGGTTTTGTTCGTACTGGCAAACGCTTTTTTGTTGAATACGGCCTTCAGACCCTCCAGGCGCCAGCCGGTCAGGGCCAGGGCCGCCTGTTTAACGTCGGTTTCGGTGTAGTTGCCCAGCCCGAGCGTAAAAAGCTCCATCAGTTCGCGGGCGTAATTCTCGTTCGGTGCGTTTTTGTTGTTCTGCCGACCGTCGAGATAAATCAGCATGGCCGGGTCTATAGTCACCTCTTTGGTCATCTGTCCGAAATCACCAAAAGCGTACCGGCGAAACAGGG is from Spirosoma taeanense and encodes:
- a CDS encoding DUF1800 domain-containing protein is translated as MSAWNVDSARHLLARCLFGYSRADLTRALSYPSAQAFVQQELLADLPPDGSGQPDPPGPWVTEAPVTGDNAVNNTRYRELTNWWLSRMLTEVTSMREKMVLFWHNHFTSQRDKISYPQYMYQQNALFRRYAFGDFGQMTKEVTIDPAMLIYLDGRQNNKNAPNENYARELMELFTLGLGNYTETDVKQAALALTGWRLEGLKAVFNKKAFASTNKTFLGKTGNFGYTDIIDIILTKDATAEFISRKLYREFVHYQPNEPFVRQMAAVLREANYQIKPLLQFLLTSDEFFRTDYRGGKIKSPTELLIGAVKQLALAKPDWAYLADTGRLLQQQLFNPPNVAGWSGQREWISSNTYPARGGFTDSLVNGRKSNGQMLAGSLNALDYARSYASSENAIQFVNDVTGLLLRFPLSDTKRKFLLETLLDGTIAANWSTNTPMADIRIQKFLKAVMRQPEYQLT